From the genome of Cytobacillus firmus, one region includes:
- a CDS encoding UDP-glucuronic acid decarboxylase family protein codes for MKTKKILITGGSGFLGSHLCRSLLQQGHEVICIDNLYTGRKENIADLIRNKRFTFILHDIEQPIDIIADEIYHLACPASPPHYQLDPVKTLTTNFIGSMNLLELAKKYKAKILFASTSEVYGDPLIHPQKESYYGNVNSIGPRACYDEGKRCAESLFFEYFRQHQVNIRVIRIFNTYGPGMALNDGRVVSNFILQALKGDDITVYGDGSQTRSFCFVDDLITGMISMMNHTDGFPGPVNLGNPAEVTVIDLAKKITNLIGKSAKITFLPIRQDDPSRRKPDITLAKDLLGWMPTVPLDEGLKKTIEYFRN; via the coding sequence ATGAAAACCAAAAAAATTCTTATCACGGGGGGTTCTGGGTTTTTAGGTTCTCATTTATGCCGTTCCCTGTTACAACAAGGTCATGAAGTAATTTGCATCGATAATTTATATACAGGACGAAAAGAAAATATAGCAGATCTAATAAGAAATAAGCGTTTTACATTTATCCTGCATGATATTGAGCAGCCAATTGATATTATAGCAGACGAAATCTACCATCTTGCATGTCCTGCATCCCCTCCCCACTATCAGCTTGACCCAGTTAAAACATTAACCACTAACTTTATTGGATCTATGAATCTGCTTGAACTAGCAAAAAAGTATAAAGCAAAGATACTATTCGCCTCAACAAGTGAGGTATATGGAGACCCCCTTATTCACCCACAAAAGGAATCTTATTATGGGAATGTCAATTCCATTGGGCCAAGGGCTTGTTACGATGAAGGCAAAAGATGCGCTGAGTCATTATTCTTTGAATATTTTCGGCAGCATCAAGTGAATATACGTGTGATCCGCATCTTTAATACGTATGGTCCTGGGATGGCACTAAACGACGGAAGAGTCGTCAGCAACTTTATCCTTCAAGCCTTGAAGGGAGACGATATAACTGTTTATGGTGATGGAAGCCAAACAAGATCATTTTGCTTTGTAGACGATCTCATTACTGGAATGATTTCCATGATGAATCATACAGATGGTTTTCCAGGTCCGGTTAATTTAGGAAATCCGGCAGAAGTTACTGTCATAGATTTAGCGAAAAAAATAACCAATCTAATAGGCAAATCTGCAAAAATCACCTTTTTACCAATTCGACAAGACGATCCTTCCCGCAGAAAACCAGACATCACTCTTGCAAAGGACTTATTAGGTTGGATGCCCACTGTTCCCCTGGATGAGGGTCTAAAAAAGACAATTGAGTATTTTAGAAATTAA